The Musa acuminata AAA Group cultivar baxijiao chromosome BXJ2-2, Cavendish_Baxijiao_AAA, whole genome shotgun sequence genome has a segment encoding these proteins:
- the LOC103976090 gene encoding CDPK-related kinase 5 — protein sequence MGLCHGKPASAESCDPFSSPSHEKKKEEATKKETEAEAGATVTEEKAPRPWASPFFPFYSPSPAHSLFAKRSPSAASQGGGSATSTPGRFFKRPFPPPSPAKHIRAVLARRLGSVKPNEAAIPADDREERRAAAGLDKNFGFSKGFASKYEIGEEVGRGHFGYTCTAKVKKGESKGQQVAVKVIPKAKMTTAIATEDARREVKILRALTGHNNLVHFYDAYEDNDNVYIIMELCEGGELLDRILSRGGTYSENDAKAVMLQILNVVAFCHLQGVVHRDLKPENFLFTSKDENSQLKAIDFGLSDFVKPDERLNDIVGSAYYVAPEVLHRSYSTEADVWSIGVIAYILLCGSRPFWARTESGIFKAVLKADPSFTEPPWPSMSPEAKDFVKRLLSKDPRRRMTAAQALCHPWIRNYNDIKVPLDILVFRLIKSYLRSSSLRKAALRALSKTLTVDELFYLKRQFALLEPTKHGCINLENIKMALMKNVTDQMKELHVQDILVSLGALQYRRMDFDEFCAATLSVHQLEGLDRWEQHARCAYELFEKDGNRAIVIEELASELGLSPSVPVHVVLRDWIRHTDGKLSFLGFVKLLHGVSSRSAQSLAKAR from the exons ATGGGCCTTTGCCACGGGAAGCCTGCGTCCGCGGAGTCTTGCGACCCTTTCTCGTCTCCGTCGCacgagaagaagaaagaggaggcgACGAAGAAGGAAACTGAGGCGGAGGCCGGGGCGACGGTGACGGAGGAGAAGGCACCCAGGCCATGGGCTTCCCCTTTCTTCCCTTTTTATAGCCCCAGCCCTGCCCATAGTCTGTTCGCCAAGAGATCCCCCTCCGCTGCCTCCCAAGGCGGTGGGTCGGCCACCTCCACTCCGGGGAGGTTCTTCAAGCGGCCGTTCCCGCCGCCGTCGCCAGCGAAGCACATCCGGGCGGTCCTCGCACGGCGGCTGGGGTCGGTGAAGCCGAACGAGGCGGCCATCCCGGCGGACGATAGGGAGGAGAGGCGTGCTGCGGCTGGGCTGGATAAGAACTTCGGGTTCTCTAAGGGGTTCGCCAGCAAGTACGAGATTGGGGAGGAGGTCGGGCGGGGACATTTCGGGTACACGTGCACGGCGAAGGTCAAGAAGGGCGAGAGCAAGGGGCAGCAGGTGGCGGTCAAGGTCATCCCGAAGGCTAAG ATGACTACTGCCATTGCTACTGAGGATGCCAGAAGAGAGGTAAAGATTTTGAGAGCTTTGACAGGACATAACAACCTAGTTCACTTTTATGATGCCTATGAAGATAATGACAACGTCTACATAAtaatgga GTTATGTGAAGGAGGAGAATTGTTGGATAGAATTCTTTCCAG GGGAGGCACATACTCGGAGAATGATGCAAAGGCTGTCATGTTACAGATATTGAATGTAGTTGCATTTTGCCATCTCCAAGGAGTGGTTCATCGTGATCTGAAACCAGAG AACTTTCTTTTTACTTCAAAGGATGAGAATTCCCAGCTGAAGGCTATAGATTTTGGCTTATCAGATTTTGTAAAGCCAG ATGAAAGGTTGAATGACATTGTAGGAAGTGCATATTATGTTGCACCTGAAGTTCTACATCGATCTTACAGCACAGAAGCTGATGTGTGGAGTATTGGTGTAATTGCATATATTCTTCTCTGTGGAAGTCGCCCCTTTTGGGCTCGAACTGAGTCTGGCATCTTTAAGGCAGTCTTGAAAGCTGATCCAAGTTTTACAGAGCCACCTTGGCCTTCTATGTCTCCTGAGGCAAAAGATTTTGTCAAGCGCTTGTTGAGTAAAGATCCACGTAGAAGAATGACCGCTGCACAAGCTTTGT GCCATCCTTGGATTAGAAATTACAATGATATCAAAGTTCCTCTAGATATCCTTGTATTTCGATTAATTAAATCTTACCTCCGCTCATCATCTCTGCGGAAGGCTGCTTTAAGG GCTTTGTCAAAGACATTGACAGTGGATGAACTGTTTTACCTGAAGAGACAGTTTGCTCTATTGGAACCTACGAAACATGGGTGCATAAATCTTGAAAATATCAAGATG GCCTTGATGAAAAATGTGACTGATCAAATGAAGGAATTGCATGTCCAGGATATTCTTGTCTCG CTCGGTGCTCTACAATACAGAAGAATGGATTTCGATGAGTTCTGTGCAGCAACATTAAGTGTGCATCAGCTTGAAGGTCTAGATAGATGGGAGCAACATGCCCGATGTGCTTATGAGCTTTTCGAGAAAGATGGCAATCGAGCTATTGTAATCGAGGAACTGGCTTCG GAACTCGGCCTCAGCCCTTCTGTACCTGTACACGTGGTTCTGCGTGACTGGATAAGACACACAGATGGGAAGCTGAGCTTCCTCGGATTCGTTAAGTTGTTGCATGGTGTGTCTAGTCGATCGGCCCAATCACTTGCAAAGGCACGATAG
- the LOC135605543 gene encoding uroporphyrinogen-III synthase, chloroplastic-like, which yields MASVFLPSPPAIVIPRVPSQKRRLLLSSFRLLASSASSSSSPSPSSKPEVVVTRERGKNAKLISSLEKHNIFCLEVPLVKHTEGPDADKLSAILSDSEFDWIVITSPEAAAVFLEAWKVAGTPKVRIGVVGAGTASIFQDTLESTEQSLEIAFSPSKATGKVLASELPKYGQNKVLYPASVKAGSEIEEGLSARGFDIIRMNTYNTVAAKDVDETILEFALSTPVVAVASPSAVRAWVKLIREPENWDNSVACIGETTGLAAKRLGLKNVYYPKNPGLEGWVDSILEALRVHPSTPKGTNLLRRKQELHGKI from the exons ATGGCCTCAGTTTTCCTTCCCTCTCCGCCTGCCATAGTCATTCCTCGTGTTCCTTCCCAAAAGAGACGACTTCTTCTGTCCTCCTTCAGGCTTCTAGCCTCTtccgcttcttcctcctcttcgcctTCTCCATCTTCGAAGCCTGAGGTCGTCGTCACCAGAGAGCGAGGCAAGAATGCGAAGCTCATCAGTTCTCTG GAAAAACACAACATCTTTTGTTTGGAGGTTCCTCTTGTTAAGCATACTGAGGGACCTGATGCAGATAAACTTTCAGCCATCTTAAGTG ACTCTGAGTTTGATTGGATTGTCATAACTTCTCCTGAAGCTGCAGCAGTGTTCCTTGAAGCTTGGAA GGTTGCTGGAACTCCCAAAGTGCGAATTGGAGTTGTTGGAGCTGGCACAGCAAGCATTTTCCAAGATACATTGGAATCAACTGAGCAATCTCTTGAGATTGCTTTCTCTCCTTCAAAGG CAACTGGAAAAGTATTGGCTTCTGAGCTCCCAAAGTATGGTCAGAACAAAGTCTTGTATCCTGCATCTGTAAAGGCTGGCAGTGAAATTG AGGAAGGCTTGTCTGCACGGGGATTTGACATCATAAGGATGAATACTTATAACACT GTAGCTGCTAAAGATGTGGATGAAACTATTTTGGAATTTGCTCTTTCTACTCCAGTTGTTGCAGTGGCTTCCCCTTCTGCAGTCCG TGCTTGGGTTAAGCTTATCCGGGAACCAGAGAATTGGGACAACTCAGTTGCTTGCATCGGCGAAACAACTGGTTTAGCTGCCAAAAGATTGGGCTTGAAGAATGTATACTACCCGAAAAACCCTGGTCTTGAAGG GTGGGTTGACAGCATTCTAGAAGCTTTAAGAGTTCACCCATCAACGCCAAAAG GCACTAATTTGCTGAGAAGGAAGCAAGAGTTACATGGAAAAATCTGA